A region of Brevinema andersonii DNA encodes the following proteins:
- a CDS encoding dicarboxylate/amino acid:cation symporter, with protein MKKKNNLGLLLHIILGILAGIAIGFTGNEVLIRIFATFSSIFGNLLKFTVPLLILAFITNGIAQLGGNSGKILFATIMLAYVSSIFAGFLAFFVNSNVFPYILSNMSIGVLDPHSSLSAYFTIDMPPVLSVTSSLVLAFILGVGLSKMNDSSVLKKSTYDFFVIIENFITKVIIPLLPIHIVGIFATMTQSGQLFTIMGTFGKVFLLVIALHFTALMIQYAVAGIYAKKNPLECIKNMLPAYFAALGTQSSAATIPITIQQMKQNGIRNNIAEFTAPLCANIHLSGSAITLTTCAMAILKLQGTEIPFSSMAGFIMMLGLMVVAAPGIPGGAVMASLGILESMLGFSPEMLSLMIALYIAQDSFGTALNVTGDGAIALIIDRHDQQLVVSK; from the coding sequence ACTTTTGCATATTATTTTAGGCATTTTAGCAGGTATCGCAATAGGATTTACTGGAAATGAAGTTCTTATTCGTATTTTCGCGACATTTTCTTCCATTTTCGGTAATCTTCTCAAATTTACTGTTCCTCTGTTGATTCTTGCATTTATTACCAATGGAATTGCACAATTAGGTGGAAATTCTGGAAAAATTCTTTTTGCTACTATCATGTTAGCTTATGTTTCCTCCATTTTTGCTGGATTTTTAGCATTTTTTGTCAATTCTAATGTTTTTCCTTATATCCTATCCAACATGAGTATAGGAGTACTGGATCCACACAGTTCTCTTTCCGCATATTTTACTATTGATATGCCTCCAGTTCTTTCAGTAACATCATCCTTGGTGCTGGCTTTTATTTTGGGTGTCGGACTCTCAAAAATGAATGACTCTTCTGTACTCAAAAAAAGTACTTATGATTTTTTTGTAATCATCGAAAATTTCATCACTAAAGTCATTATTCCTCTATTGCCTATTCATATTGTCGGAATCTTTGCAACAATGACACAATCAGGTCAGTTATTTACCATCATGGGAACTTTCGGAAAAGTTTTCTTACTAGTTATTGCATTGCACTTTACAGCTTTGATGATTCAGTATGCTGTTGCAGGTATCTATGCGAAAAAAAATCCCTTAGAATGCATCAAAAATATGCTACCTGCCTATTTCGCGGCATTAGGTACACAATCATCCGCTGCTACTATTCCCATTACTATTCAGCAAATGAAACAAAACGGCATTCGCAACAATATTGCTGAATTCACTGCACCGTTATGTGCTAATATACACCTATCTGGCAGTGCTATTACTTTAACTACTTGCGCTATGGCAATATTGAAACTTCAAGGAACCGAAATTCCTTTTTCATCAATGGCAGGATTTATTATGATGTTAGGATTAATGGTTGTTGCAGCTCCAGGTATTCCAGGAGGCGCTGTGATGGCATCCCTTGGAATTCTCGAATCAATGTTGGGATTTTCGCCTGAAATGCTCAGTTTGATGATCGCTTTATACATTGCTCAAGATAGCTTTGGGACAGCGTTAAATGTTACAGGCGATGGTGCCATTGCTTTAATTATCGATAGACATGATCAACAATTAGTTGTTTCAAAATAA
- a CDS encoding ABC transporter permease, which produces MIKNIYKQILIPVILILIWQIGSELSWFNSYLLPSPSAVLSAFFKMCLNGQLLKHIIISLYRVFIGFILAVSVSFSCVLIFYFYPTFYIYSKLILEFLRHIPPVAIISLLILWFGIGEISKIVVVFLVSFLPIFFNTLNSITYCDPKLIEVGKSINMSNNEILKRIIIPSVLPSIIMGLQLGLTYAWRSLIGAEMIAASAGLGYMILDARELSQSPVIIVGIFSLGFIGAAIDNLFSWLLGLLPHGVPQDTKYVEYRSY; this is translated from the coding sequence ATGATAAAAAATATATACAAACAAATATTAATACCTGTAATTTTAATATTAATATGGCAGATAGGTTCAGAATTATCATGGTTTAATAGTTATTTATTACCTTCACCTTCTGCCGTATTATCTGCCTTTTTCAAGATGTGCCTTAACGGCCAATTATTGAAGCACATAATAATCAGTTTATACAGGGTTTTCATAGGATTTATATTAGCAGTTTCCGTCAGTTTTAGTTGTGTCTTAATTTTTTATTTTTATCCTACATTTTATATCTACAGCAAATTAATATTAGAATTTTTGAGACATATACCTCCAGTAGCTATAATTTCATTGCTTATTTTATGGTTTGGGATTGGCGAAATTTCTAAAATTGTTGTTGTATTCCTTGTTAGTTTTCTACCCATTTTTTTTAATACGCTGAATAGTATTACTTATTGCGACCCTAAACTAATTGAAGTCGGCAAATCTATAAATATGTCCAATAACGAAATTCTTAAGCGTATTATTATTCCGTCAGTACTACCTTCCATTATCATGGGATTACAGCTTGGACTTACTTATGCATGGCGTTCATTGATTGGAGCTGAAATGATCGCTGCTAGTGCGGGATTAGGTTATATGATTTTAGATGCACGGGAACTATCCCAATCACCCGTGATTATTGTTGGTATTTTTAGTTTAGGATTCATTGGTGCAGCAATTGATAACCTTTTTTCATGGCTGTTAGGTCTTTTACCGCACGGAGTTCCACAGGATACAAAATATGTCGAATATAGATCTTACTAA
- a CDS encoding ABC transporter ATP-binding protein: MSNIDLTNITKVFKVDNHDFYALNNLSISIPTNQITTIVGKSGSGKTTLLRIINKLTTPTSGHLVIPHYTKTATVFQETRLFPWLTVAENIMFFGEKDYEYCNKLLEILELTSFKDLYPHQISGGMAQKVALGRALHYKPNILLMDEPFAALDYFTRHDMQKKLLYIATLEQVGIIFITHNIDEAVFLADKIIILSQGRVKQTIENNLTHAERNSSIASSELKKIILNKII, translated from the coding sequence ATGTCGAATATAGATCTTACTAATATCACTAAAGTTTTCAAGGTTGACAATCATGATTTTTATGCACTCAATAATCTATCGATCAGCATCCCTACCAACCAAATTACTACAATTGTTGGGAAAAGCGGTAGCGGAAAAACAACCCTACTACGTATTATTAACAAACTTACAACACCTACTTCTGGACACTTAGTTATCCCCCACTATACCAAAACAGCAACTGTATTTCAGGAAACAAGATTATTTCCTTGGCTCACCGTTGCAGAAAATATTATGTTTTTCGGGGAAAAGGATTATGAATATTGCAATAAACTATTGGAAATATTAGAATTAACATCTTTTAAAGACTTATATCCCCACCAAATTTCTGGAGGAATGGCACAAAAAGTAGCTTTAGGTCGTGCTTTACATTATAAACCAAATATTCTATTGATGGATGAACCATTTGCTGCTTTAGATTATTTTACTCGCCATGATATGCAAAAAAAATTATTGTATATCGCTACACTGGAACAAGTAGGAATTATATTTATCACGCACAATATTGATGAAGCAGTATTTCTGGCTGATAAAATTATTATTCTCAGCCAAGGCAGAGTAAAGCAAACAATAGAAAATAATTTAACTCATGCTGAGCGAAATTCTTCTATAGCATCTTCTGAATTAAAAAAAATAATTTTAAACAAAATCATAT